TTATGATTTCATAATAGTACGCATGATATTTTGGCTCAATAAAGCACAGACATCTCCAGgtctgtcagtctggcacctttcacaagaaCTAACTtttctttgaggaaaaaaaaatcagggtcaAATCCTGACTGAAAGTAAGTCAGTCCCAGTCCCCTGACACATGCAGTTacaccatttacaccagctctGAGATGGATGATTGCTGAATATTCCAAAACATTCTGTGAATTGAGTTACCCCTTAATCCTGGAAGCTGCACCAGTGAAAAACTGAGTCAGTGCAGAAATGCTTCAAATCGTTTAACTTTTAAGTATTTTCCATTTGTGCTGGTAGAGCTAAAACATGCAACAGTGCGATCCATGGTGATTCCCAGTTGATTAACTGATCCTCAAGAGCTTTTACCAGGTGTTCTATAAATACTTCCACACTGCGTGTCTGACAGAAAGAGGGAATGTTTCTGCGCAGAGCATTGAAGCTCTGCTTCCGCAGGAGTAGACAATGAACTCTCTTCCAGCTTCTGTTTTAGTGGCTTGGTAAGTGCGCTGTTCATATTGCATCGATTTCACTTCTATTAATAGCAGTCTCAACTGGTCTCAACTGCTTGAAACGTTTAATCTTTAACCAATGAGAActgcacatttttattttcagcgtcattattcattattttattcagGACCCAAACCCCTAGGAAAACAGGTCCCTGCCTTCTGGCACCTGCAATCTAAGGTTGCAAACAGTAGTGCAAACATTACCCATGTAGGGTGGAATTTTCAGGAGTGAGGAACCCAAATCCCAGTGCAAGTGAGCTTGTGTTTTTAACTCCGTGTGGCACTTTTCCGTGAGTGCCATTGGCTTGCGTGCAGCTGTGTATAGTGACAAGGAACCTAGGAATGGCATACCTCATCCAACAGTGGTCTAGCTAAACTCATAACCTAACTGACAGTGACTAGCACCAGACACTTAACAAGAAGGGGTGCATGTAACCAGATTGGCAAATACTGAATAATCTGACCATAGTTTCTGGGCTGTAACCTCTGAAAGAGAAACATACACTCCCTGTGCTTCCTACAGCTTCCAGAGGCATGGGGCTTGCTTGGCATATAACACCTCCCGGAGTATCTGCTGGGATACCCTAAGTGGGATAATCAAGCTCTTTATCTTTGTTCCAACAGAACTTAATCTCAATGAGGGTTTTGCCTGGGTAAGGGCTAGTTTGGCCAGTTGATGACCCTAGGAGTAGGCACACACCTGAGGATAGGGTTTTTTTCACAATAAACTGGTGCATGTGGCAAAATTCCAGGTTGAGGAATGTAAGTGGTACATAGGCCATGTGTTGGCTTTCTGCACAGGGGTGGATTTCACCAAGCGTGAGCAAAGGAGGCATCTTGAATGAAGACAGCACATTGCCGACATTTGCAGTTTTCAGTGGCTTCCTCCCCCTCCAACAATAACATCATGTACAACAGAAGCTGAAGGCTGGTGTTTATAGCTAAAACACAGCAGAGCTGGGGTttgttccctgttctgccacagcctcccttgggtCACTCTCAGTCATAACTGAGTAGTTTGTACAAATGCTTCTCAGCCCATGTACCATTCACAATCCACATCATTGTTTTCCTCTCAGAAGATTTTAAAATAGCTAAACCATTTACTTTTTTAAGATGGATCCAAGCTAAAGAGTTGAGATCGGGATCCAGACTGAAACCTTGTTCCAGAGTGCAGGGGTATTCTGATCCAGTGTTTTGGTTCAGGTCGGCTCTACTTTTCTTATGTTCCATTTTACAATTTGAGTTCATACAACTTTTCATATTCTAAATTCCATCTAGTGAAGGGGCATTCAGCTGAGAAcctggagacctgagttctgtcaCTGATTTCCTGCATGGCCTTGCACAAGTTGCTTACCTGTTCTACGCTTTAGTTTCCCCCTCAGTTAAATGAGGATCTATTTCATCCTCCCCATGAgcgtcaatgggctttgaatcagtccCATGGACACTTGGGATCTTTCGTAAAGAACTTTGAGATTTATGAATGCAAAGCTCTATGCAAGCACAGGATATTATTAGTAATGGAGTTTTATAACTGATCGGGGGATCTGTGAGTACCACAAGGGTTTTTAATCAAGGTACTGACTCCAAACTGTCTGTAGAGCAGTGGCAGGAAAGAGCCATATTTTCTGTCATGGTCTCacatatttttaataatgttgtttttaattgtaggGAAGGTGGTATGGTAAACTGACCAgaaccaccctccacccctgcacATCATGCCAACCTGCAACGAAACCAACATCAGTCCTGCAATGTTCCTCCTGGCAGGAATTCCAGGGCTGAAAGCTGATGGCCCCTGGATCTCCATCCCTTTCTGTTCCATGTACCTCATTGCAATGTTAGGAAATAGTCTGATTCTGTTTGTGATAAAGACACAGCAGAagctccatgagcccatgtactTGTTCctttccatgttgtctgtcacTGACCTTGGCTTATCTGTTTCCACCTTGCCAACAATGATCAGCGTCTTTGTGTTTAACACCAGAGAAATTGGCATTGATGTCTGCCTGGCCCAACTTTTCTTTATTCACACTTTTTCTGTTATGGAATCCTCTGTACTATTAGCCATGGCATTTGACCGCTTTGTTGCAATACGCCACCCGCTGAGATACGCTTCGACTTTAACCAGTGCAAGGATAGGAAACATAGGGCTGGCAATAATAATTAGGGGTAGTGGTCTGCATATCCCAGCTGTCATTCTTCTCAATAGGTTGCCCTACAGCAAGATCCAACCTCTCTCTTATTCATATTGTTTGCATCCAGATGTGATGAAGATGGCCTGTGCAGACACTACGCCCAGCATCGTCTATGGTTTGTTTATTGTCCTTTCTTCTCTCGGATTAGACTCAGTGCTCATAGTTTTGTCTTACATCATGATCTTTAAGACTGTGCAGAGTATCACATCCTGGCAAGAGCGTCTCAAGGCTCTGAACACCTGTTTCTCCCACATCTGTGCCACCCTGCTTTTCTACACCCCGCTGATCAGTTTGTCTATGATTCACAGGTTCGAGAACAAGGCTCTTCCTCAGAGTCAAATTCTTCTGTCgtatctccacctcctcctccccccagtgctcaaTCCCATTGTGTACAGCATAAAAACTAAGGAGCTTCGTAAACGGATCATGAAGATCTTTCAAAACTATTCAACTAACAGGCTCCAATGGGAGCACTGAGTTGGTTCTGTCACACTGAGCCAGTGAGGGTTAAGCAACCAGTAGGCTGGTTGAACTAAAAGCAACCTTTATGGACATATTAGAAAAGTATTGAAATTGTAAAGAGGGACATTCCTTGTAGATATTTAGGAAAGCCATGGTAAATAGACTAGAGTTCTTGAAATGTAttcctgtattgttagagaatcagAAGTAGATACTAATCCTATTCATCTGCCTTTACCTATATCTTATTAGAAGTTCAGCGATGTGATTtaattagcttgtagatgctaaatTTCAGTTCCTGTCATTAATGTTTCATTActatattctattgattcagagatgaAAAGGGGacattaacatttagatgaaacttgTAGTGTAGTaatatcattgtctttatttcttgTTGAAGTTTGTAGTAAATTACCTAGGAAATGTTTGAATGGTTAATTGCCTTATGCTAATCTATGCATCTAGTTATTGGTGTATGCCTAGGAAATAGAGATTTACTTCAAAGTCACCATGGACACTACCTATTCTTCATCCAAGGAATGCCTGTAGTGATTATTTGCAGACATGGAGCTAATCAGCTGAACTTCAGTTATAATGGGATTTTGGGGCCTCATCCTTACTATTTCAGTTCTGCTTAAACTTTGTCAGGGGAAGTTCAAGTCACAAGACTGAGAACTTCTGGATTAACCCTGAAATTATTATGAAAAAATTTGAACTAACTCTGCACATGGACTACCTACTGGACTATGACCTTTTCCATGAATTCCAGAAGGATTTCTACAAATCAGCCGCCTCACCAtgtctgctatgaaactgacctaagaacttgattcatatctgtatgtataatgattttTACCACAATAactctctttcttttccttttaaataaatagattagttaataagaattggctgtagttttgtatttgggtaagatctgaaatattcatttacCTGGTGAGTAACGTGTCCAATCTCTTGGCAGTAGAACTTCTTTTGGGAGCGGTAGAACTTTATAGATGGTGAATAAGATTTTAAATAACCCTCAATATATAGACTTTGTTGTCTGGGTGGGAGCAAAAGGTTAGATTCATTAAAGAGAACTGTATTTTGGCTTCttggtattatagaagctgtttggTTACTGTTTTGGTGAATCATTTATAAGACTAAGCCATCATTTTTgaggattgtctgccctattcctTGCAGTTTTTCCTGATTGAGCATTTTCAGTATAGCCCCTCCAGCGACTCTGGTTACAGACTcattgtcagggttccctccccactctgaactctggggtatagacgtggggacccacatgaaagacccccaacgtttatattctaccagcttaggttaaaacttccccaaggtacAATtactttccttgtccttggacggtattactaccaccaagtgatttagacaaaaactCAGGAAAAAGGTTCACTTGGAGTCCCtgttcccccaaaatattcccccaagccccttcaccccctttcctggggagggagGCCTGAGAATAATGTGAGTACCGGCCAGATCCTTTGTctctaggacactgaaaatcaatcaggttcttaaaagaagaactttacttaaaggaaaagaaaagaatccCACCTGCAAaaccagaggaatcccctctaggctcagcttcaaagttagaaaaaacaggaataaaactccctcctagcacagggaaaattcacaagctaaaacaaaagataatctaacacattttctTGCCCTTACCTACATTTTTTGTATTCTTAGATACTCATCTCAAGTTTGTTTTCAGGAGCTGTTTTTACTGTCTGGTCTATCTCtctgtccagagagggaacaacaaagagagcacaaacaaaatctccccccaccaccagatttccagatttgaaagtatcttctttcctgaTTGGTCCTTTTgttcaggtgccaaccaggttatttgagcttcttaaccccttacagataAGGATTCAATACAGCTgctcaggagggattttatgttactcTGAGATCTATGTTTATGACACTCCCAAAAGGAAAGTTTGTAGTGTTCACCACGGAAAATTCCAGTCAGCAAAAGGTATGGCTTTAGGGCTTCTCCTTCATGAATAAGGTATCCTGTTTCATACAGGGACTTGGGGGTCTTCAGTGGAATACATATAAGGAAGACAGAGTTTTAAGGGATAAAGATTACATGCATTCATTCCTAACCTAATTAGCAGGTTGACTTGTAAATTCTCTGAAAACTCATTCTGCACTCAGAGAATAAGTGTTGACTGAGGCTACACTGTgattttcacacatacagaagtTGTATCCCTGCTCTAAGGACAAAACTTGACTCATCTTTAACTATGGCTTTGCTACTGATGCCtcataataaaatgtaatttttcagcaTTGTTACTTTGCTCTTTATTGTAAATAATTGTTATTAATATTTCCTTATTTGTTGAAATCCTTCCTTAATATGCCATTCTTTAATAAAATTTGCATACTATGAAGCCTTCTGTTAAACAGCTCCCCACTAATAATGCCCCCCACTCTCTCCTGAGAGTGCAGATTAGGCCCATGTATTTTGCAGTTTGGGTGCCTGTCTAGGAACGAGTCCTATCTCGAAGGTTTGGAGACAGTGGGTCAAGTACCCAGCCTTGTTCCAGTTCCTTTGCAACAGAGGGGGCATTTGGGTTCTAAAGTTGAATTGGAAATCTTCCAACTTTTAAACAGAGGGGGCTCCAGCTGACGCGCTTCTGCCAGTCACAAGGAGAGTATCGCctggggagaaagagaaagatagATGATCTTGTAGCTACCATGTCCTACGTAGGTCAATACCAATATCTTAAATTCCACCCAAAAGATGATGGGCAGCTAGAGCAGATCTCACATCACTGATGTTAGTTGCTCAACACCATATATGCTGCTTATCAAACAGGTCACTGCACTGTTGTGATGGGTTCCCTGGGGTGCAAACTCAAACTGGGGTACCGTTGAGCCCTCTGTCTTATCAATCCCTCTCAcattgtgatgctgtgacaagctttAAACCTCTCCAGGTCCTGCACTTACAcggccatccacaggcagggacacacccagctgagttacat
The DNA window shown above is from Trachemys scripta elegans isolate TJP31775 chromosome 1, CAS_Tse_1.0, whole genome shotgun sequence and carries:
- the LOC117884170 gene encoding olfactory receptor 51G2-like, whose amino-acid sequence is MFLLAGIPGLKADGPWISIPFCSMYLIAMLGNSLILFVIKTQQKLHEPMYLFLSMLSVTDLGLSVSTLPTMISVFVFNTREIGIDVCLAQLFFIHTFSVMESSVLLAMAFDRFVAIRHPLRYASTLTSARIGNIGLAIIIRGSGLHIPAVILLNRLPYSKIQPLSYSYCLHPDVMKMACADTTPSIVYGLFIVLSSLGLDSVLIVLSYIMIFKTVQSITSWQERLKALNTCFSHICATLLFYTPLISLSMIHRFENKALPQSQILLSYLHLLLPPVLNPIVYSIKTKELRKRIMKIFQNYSTNRLQWEH